CGCTGGAGATTGGCCTCCGCCACGCGGAGATCAGTGTTCGCTTCCAACGCCCTGGCGATCAGATCATCCAGCACCGGATCGTCATAGAGCTTCCACCAATGATCAGGCAGCGGGGCCATATTGGTAACCTGTGTGCCGGAGAGGAAATGGCCCTGCGCGCCCGGTGCGTTGACCATAGCGGCTTCGGGAACATGATAGTCCGGCCCGACGGTCGCACAGCCCGCCAGCATGGCCGCAAGGAGGAGAGGAGAAACCCGCCTCACCATGGCAGGCTCCTGTGGACGCTGCGTCCATCATTGCGGGGATGGACGATCACCGTCGCCGTCTGCCCGGGAATCATCCGCACCTGCGGCGGGATCCTGTCGATCGTGACCCGAACCGGGATGCGCTGCGCCAGCCGAACCCAGGTGAAGGACGGGTTCACATTAGCGAGCTGCCCATCGACCCCGCCGCGCTCGCGATCCTCAACACCGCCGGCGATGCTCTGGACATGGCCTTCAACCTCGTCGGCAACACCCATCAGATAGATGCTGGCGGGATCGCCGACGCGAATGGCCGGCAGCTTGGTTTCCTCGAAATAGCCCTCCACCCGCATGGACTTGCCATAGACCAAAGCGAGCGCCGGCTTGCCTGCGGTGAGGTAGACGCCAGGTTGCAGCGACATATTGGCGACCGTTCCATCGACCGGCGCGCGAACGAAAGTGCGGTCGAGATTGAAGCGAGCGAGGTTGCGGGCAGCGATCGCCTGGCCGATGCCCGCCCGCAACTGATCAACACGCGCCCTCCCCTGTTCGACGACTTCCACCGCGATTACCTCCGCCATGGCATGATTACGCTTGTCTTCGCGGATCGCCTGGGCCAGTGCCGCTTGCTGGCTGGCGACATTTGCCACCGCCTGTTCGAGTGCCAGCTGATAGCGCGGACGGTCGATCACGAGCAGGATGTCACCCCTTTCCACGGGCTGATTGTCGCTGACACGCACGTCCGTGACGAGGCCACTCACATCCGCCGCCACCGGCACCATGTCAGCGCGCACCTTGCCGTCGCGGGTGACTGGCTCGACCTGATAACGCAGCCATAATGCATAGATGCCCCCCAGAATGACGAGCAGGACGAGCAGCGTCACGATCGAACGCAGGAGATTTTGGCGATGCAGCATATCAGGAAGCGAACCATCGATAGAGAAAGGCATCGGCAAAGGCGGACAGCCCCCACCAGAACAGGATGAAGAGCGCGAGTTCCAACAGGCTGGGATGCCAGAGCAACCGGGCGATCGGTAGCCGTTGGAGGGGCGCGCGCAGCAGATAGACAGACACCGCCGCCAATACACCCCAGGCGAGTGCGGCGGGCATGTAGACGCCCAGCAGGTGGATCTCCTCGATCACCCCCCGCCCTCCATCGTCAAAGGACCAGCCTTCGGGAAAAGGTTGCAGCGCATCCCCACCAGCGCACGCAGCGCGCGGCGGCGCGCCTCATCCAGCGGAAGGGCGAGCAACGCCTGCAGCGCACGGTCAATCGGTTCCAACAGGCTTGCCGGTGGAGGATTGGCATGCCCCTCCCTCCAGCGCAGGCCATAGAAGGTCGCTAACCCGGCCAATACAGTGCCGAGCCGATGGCGCGCATCATGCGGTACATGGGGCAGCGCTCGGCGGATCGGGATGATATTGCGCCCGATGCGCAGGTCTGCCAGGCCATCTGCGCTATGCAGCGCATCCCCCGGCGCGGCAACGGCCATGCGAGCGGCGACCTGTCCCAGCCGGTCGATGGCCATGGCGGTCCAGCGTTCGGGCCGGAACGGACGACGAATATCGGCCAGCTGTGCCAGATCGCCCCAATTGGCGCGCAGGATGCGCCGCGCCGTCCACAGCGCATTGACCGACCGGAACAGCCGCGTGACCGCCAGGGTGGTGACGATGCCCCCAAGCTGCGCCAGCCCGGTATTCACGAACAGCGCGAAATCTGCCTGAAAGCGGGCGAGGAAACCCATGGCGACGATGAAGCAGGAAAACATCGGCAGCGCCTGGGGCGACCGCTTCGGATCCGCCTGAATATAGCCCATCCACAGCAAGGCCGGAGCGAGGGTCATAATGAGCATCTCATAGCCATCGACCCTGGGGAGGATGACGAAGAGATAGAGGGCGGCCAGCGGAAAGGTCTTGAGCGTCGCGAGCAGATAACGGCCGATCACCGGGGCCGGATCATCCTGGGCCGCAAAGGAGCAGGTGATGAGCGCCGCGAAAGCAGCCGTTGCCGATCCATTCGGCCAGGCAAGCAGGATCCAGACCGCGCAATAGATGATGAGCGCCGTCGCGGTGGCAAGGCCGGCCAGCGCCGCCACACCATGGTCGCGGGCTAGCGCGAACGAAGAGGGCTCAGCCCTTAATGCGGGCCGTCCCGGCGCGCCGATCCTTTGTACAAGCCGGTGGCTCGCCGCCAGTTCGACCAGAAATTCCGCGATGCGCGCGCAGGCGCTCGCCGTCAGCAGGGACGTCCAGTCACCCGGCCCCTCCGCCGTGACAGCCATCGCCTCGCACCGTTGCAGCAATGGCCGAAGCTGCTGAAGGCTGGCGTCCCCGCTCACCAGCCAATCGATAATATCGTCCAGCAGTAAGGCCTGTTCCGTAGGGATCGCAGCATTTTCCCGCAGCAGATCGAGCCTGTTCGCCGCCGCCGAAGCCAGCGGCAGGATATTGGCCAGATGTTGCTGCAACGCCATCACCCGCCGCCGCGTTGCTGGCGCCCAGCGCTGATCGAAGGGCAGGTGAACGGCGATCATCCCCAATTCGGTTACGTCCGCCGCCAGCATCCGCCGGTGCTCATTCTCCAGCCGGCTATGATGGCTGCCGAGCGCCTCGGCAGTCCAGCGGCGGGCA
This window of the Sphingobium sp. EM0848 genome carries:
- a CDS encoding efflux RND transporter periplasmic adaptor subunit → MLHRQNLLRSIVTLLVLLVILGGIYALWLRYQVEPVTRDGKVRADMVPVAADVSGLVTDVRVSDNQPVERGDILLVIDRPRYQLALEQAVANVASQQAALAQAIREDKRNHAMAEVIAVEVVEQGRARVDQLRAGIGQAIAARNLARFNLDRTFVRAPVDGTVANMSLQPGVYLTAGKPALALVYGKSMRVEGYFEETKLPAIRVGDPASIYLMGVADEVEGHVQSIAGGVEDRERGGVDGQLANVNPSFTWVRLAQRIPVRVTIDRIPPQVRMIPGQTATVIVHPRNDGRSVHRSLPW
- a CDS encoding DUF1656 domain-containing protein, yielding MIEEIHLLGVYMPAALAWGVLAAVSVYLLRAPLQRLPIARLLWHPSLLELALFILFWWGLSAFADAFLYRWFAS
- a CDS encoding FUSC family protein gives rise to the protein MTMTLTGEKRPLQFPALHIDPQKLLFSLSSFLAAAITLAIAFSASLPRPWWALLTVYVTAQPMAGAFRPKALYRLGGIVAGAGVTILLVPNLQNSPELLVLCLAAWTGFCIYLAVLDRTPRAFLFQMAAFSSAVISFPYLDDPGNIFDTTIARVEEMTVAILCVTAVHALLQPWSATPVIRARAQSFLGHARRWTAEALGSHHSRLENEHRRMLAADVTELGMIAVHLPFDQRWAPATRRRVMALQQHLANILPLASAAANRLDLLRENAAIPTEQALLLDDIIDWLVSGDASLQQLRPLLQRCEAMAVTAEGPGDWTSLLTASACARIAEFLVELAASHRLVQRIGAPGRPALRAEPSSFALARDHGVAALAGLATATALIIYCAVWILLAWPNGSATAAFAALITCSFAAQDDPAPVIGRYLLATLKTFPLAALYLFVILPRVDGYEMLIMTLAPALLWMGYIQADPKRSPQALPMFSCFIVAMGFLARFQADFALFVNTGLAQLGGIVTTLAVTRLFRSVNALWTARRILRANWGDLAQLADIRRPFRPERWTAMAIDRLGQVAARMAVAAPGDALHSADGLADLRIGRNIIPIRRALPHVPHDARHRLGTVLAGLATFYGLRWREGHANPPPASLLEPIDRALQALLALPLDEARRRALRALVGMRCNLFPKAGPLTMEGGG